A single genomic interval of Bacillus sp. es.036 harbors:
- the ybeY gene encoding rRNA maturation RNase YbeY has protein sequence MNLTIDFIDETETLKQDQLEMLEKLLSHAAKEEGVEAGSEVSIMFVNNERITEINRDYRGKDQPTDVISFALDDEEEGDDPIVFDEQIPHLLGEIVISVPKIEEQAADYGHSFERELGFLCVHGFLHLLGYDHMTDEDEKEMFGKQKVLLEQYGLTR, from the coding sequence ATGAATCTAACAATTGATTTTATTGATGAAACTGAAACATTAAAACAAGATCAGCTTGAAATGCTTGAAAAATTATTGAGCCATGCAGCAAAGGAAGAAGGGGTTGAAGCTGGAAGCGAAGTGTCCATTATGTTTGTAAATAATGAGCGGATCACGGAGATTAACCGAGATTATCGCGGCAAAGATCAGCCAACTGATGTCATTTCTTTTGCTCTTGATGACGAAGAAGAGGGTGATGATCCGATCGTATTTGATGAACAAATACCGCACCTGCTTGGAGAAATTGTCATTTCGGTCCCGAAAATAGAAGAGCAGGCAGCTGATTATGGACATAGCTTTGAACGTGAACTGGGTTTTTTATGTGTTCATGGTTTCCTTCATTTACTCGGTTATGATCATATGACAGACGAAGATGAGAAAGAAATGTTCGGTAAACAAAAAGTGCTTTTAGAGCAATATGGCCTCACAAGATAA
- a CDS encoding HD family phosphohydrolase, translating to MIAKIKHLLQNNLRNIEQIKMIKWSLYGLVALIMYLTMLSNVMPESLDITLYSRADHDIASPITIENKTATEDERSKAAQVDAKYVYRDEVSQSQFDKLNDLFSGIDKVNKNEPEEKTTQEKISELQSIISVSMSDELTDDTLKPLIEAEPSQISLIKELTLSEVMEVMTDRVSIDNLEQSKSDVEDRLSLTSLPTDQKKAMITVAQQSIVPNYFLDPEQTEQSRQEAIEAVQPVMIREGQIIVEEGAMINREVMEQLRLAGLLDEGFDAGPYVGLALLVMLLTGYLYYFFQDVKSRVRSSNTNLLILVLIYLSTLLVLKLSSLLQGIEVPGIAYIVPAAVGSMLIKMLFNEQLAIASSLLFGVCAGVFFNGEITGPMNASLGFYVLMSSLSGVFFLGKRNHRSNILTAGLLVSLINIVAVAILLMLKNGQYGGIELSYHFVFAFLSGFLSSMLTLGLMPFFEAGFRIISTTRLIELSNPNHPLLRKILVETPGTYHHSVMVANLSEAACESIEANGLLARVGAYYHDIGKTKRPHFFIENQMNMENPHDKISPHLSKTIIVSHASDGAEMLRKHRLPKEIVDIAEQHHGTTLLKYFYYKASEQTDQTVSEMEFRYPGPKAQTKEAAVVGIADCIEAAVRSMSKPNPTTIESLVRKIITDRLEDGQFDECDLSLKELDIVARTILETLNGIFHSRIEYPTEIKKKVTS from the coding sequence ATGATTGCGAAGATTAAGCATTTGTTGCAAAATAATCTCCGTAATATCGAACAAATTAAAATGATAAAATGGTCGCTTTATGGACTAGTGGCACTCATTATGTACTTAACGATGTTATCAAATGTTATGCCAGAGTCCCTGGATATTACGCTATATTCAAGAGCTGATCATGATATTGCTTCACCAATTACGATTGAAAATAAAACCGCTACAGAAGATGAGCGATCAAAAGCCGCTCAAGTTGATGCGAAATATGTTTACCGTGATGAGGTTTCACAGTCCCAGTTTGATAAGTTAAATGATTTGTTTTCTGGGATAGATAAAGTGAATAAGAATGAACCCGAGGAAAAAACGACTCAAGAAAAAATATCAGAGCTTCAATCAATTATTTCAGTCTCAATGTCTGATGAACTTACAGATGATACATTAAAGCCGTTAATTGAAGCGGAACCTTCTCAAATTAGTTTAATAAAAGAACTAACGTTATCTGAGGTAATGGAAGTTATGACTGATCGTGTATCAATTGATAATTTAGAGCAATCTAAATCAGATGTTGAAGACCGATTATCTCTTACTTCGCTCCCAACTGACCAGAAGAAAGCAATGATTACAGTAGCACAGCAAAGTATTGTACCAAATTACTTTCTTGATCCAGAACAAACAGAACAAAGTCGTCAAGAAGCAATTGAAGCTGTACAGCCAGTAATGATACGCGAAGGACAAATCATTGTGGAAGAAGGCGCCATGATTAACCGAGAAGTAATGGAGCAGCTTCGACTAGCTGGTTTACTTGATGAAGGTTTTGATGCTGGTCCGTATGTAGGACTTGCTCTTCTTGTGATGTTACTTACAGGATATTTATATTATTTCTTTCAAGACGTCAAATCAAGAGTTCGTTCTTCAAATACAAACCTCCTTATTCTAGTGCTTATTTATCTCAGCACCCTTCTAGTTCTTAAGCTATCAAGCTTATTACAGGGGATAGAAGTTCCTGGGATTGCTTATATCGTTCCAGCAGCAGTAGGGTCCATGTTAATAAAGATGCTTTTTAACGAACAATTAGCAATTGCTTCAAGCTTACTTTTTGGCGTTTGTGCTGGGGTTTTCTTTAACGGAGAAATTACTGGGCCAATGAATGCTTCGCTTGGATTCTACGTTTTAATGAGTTCGCTATCAGGAGTGTTTTTTCTAGGAAAGAGAAATCATCGTTCAAACATTTTAACAGCGGGATTGCTTGTTTCACTAATAAACATAGTAGCTGTGGCTATATTATTAATGTTAAAGAATGGCCAATATGGTGGTATAGAACTTAGCTATCATTTTGTCTTTGCCTTTTTGTCTGGTTTCTTATCTTCCATGTTAACTCTGGGATTGATGCCGTTTTTTGAAGCTGGATTCCGCATTATTTCGACTACAAGGTTAATTGAATTATCAAATCCAAATCACCCCTTGTTAAGAAAAATACTCGTGGAAACGCCTGGAACTTACCATCATAGTGTGATGGTGGCAAATTTGTCAGAAGCAGCTTGTGAATCAATTGAGGCAAATGGTCTTCTTGCTCGAGTAGGCGCTTATTATCATGATATCGGAAAAACAAAACGGCCCCACTTCTTTATTGAAAATCAAATGAATATGGAAAATCCGCATGATAAGATTTCGCCTCACCTAAGTAAAACGATTATTGTATCGCATGCCTCTGATGGAGCTGAGATGTTAAGAAAGCATCGATTGCCAAAAGAAATTGTGGATATTGCTGAACAACACCATGGTACAACATTATTGAAATATTTTTATTACAAAGCAAGTGAACAGACGGATCAGACGGTTTCCGAAATGGAATTTCGATACCCTGGGCCAAAAGCACAGACAAAGGAAGCGGCAGTTGTCGGAATTGCGGATTGCATTGAAGCGGCGGTAAGATCGATGTCGAAACCAAATCCAACAACGATTGAATCGCTTGTAAGAAAAATCATTACTGACAGACTAGAAGATGGTCAATTTGACGAATGTGATTTATCACTAAAAGAGCTTGACATTGTTGCAAGAACGATTCTAGAAACGTTGAACGGCATTTTTCACAGTCGAATTGAGTATCCAACAGAAATAAAAAAGAAGGTGACTTCATGA
- a CDS encoding PhoH family protein: MAESYVDLTLQLENSNEAQSLFGPGDEHLKIIEEALKVSLVTRGEGISVRGDEESITMVKEVVHTLHTLIKRGASISGRDVVYACQLVQQGMLDQLLELYQEEITTNAKGKPIKVKTLGQRHYVSAMKKTDLVFGIGPAGTGKTYLAVVMAVTALKYNQVKKIVLTRPAVEAGESLGFLPGDLKEKVDPYLRPLYDALHDVLGVEQTTRLIERGTIEIAPLAYMRGRTLDDSYVILDEAQNTTSQQMKMFLTRLGFGSKMVITGDITQIDLPKGKESGLAAAEKILKRVKDVSFIYLQQTDVVRHPLVQRIIDAYEHETK; this comes from the coding sequence TTGGCAGAATCTTATGTTGATCTTACATTACAGCTAGAAAATTCTAATGAAGCTCAAAGCTTATTTGGCCCTGGTGATGAGCATTTAAAGATAATTGAGGAAGCCCTTAAAGTGTCACTTGTTACTCGAGGAGAAGGTATATCTGTGAGAGGGGATGAAGAAAGCATCACGATGGTAAAAGAAGTTGTGCATACCCTTCACACCCTCATCAAACGAGGCGCAAGTATCTCTGGAAGAGACGTTGTTTATGCGTGTCAATTAGTGCAGCAAGGAATGCTTGATCAGCTTCTGGAACTGTATCAAGAGGAAATTACCACGAATGCAAAGGGAAAGCCGATTAAAGTGAAAACACTTGGTCAACGCCATTACGTATCGGCGATGAAAAAGACTGACCTGGTGTTCGGTATAGGGCCAGCTGGAACTGGAAAAACGTATCTTGCCGTTGTTATGGCGGTAACTGCTCTTAAATACAATCAAGTGAAGAAGATTGTTCTGACTCGTCCAGCAGTTGAAGCTGGAGAAAGCTTAGGCTTTCTTCCAGGAGATTTGAAGGAAAAAGTAGATCCTTATTTACGTCCCCTATATGATGCTCTTCATGATGTTCTAGGGGTTGAACAAACGACTCGACTGATTGAAAGAGGTACGATTGAGATCGCTCCGCTTGCCTATATGCGAGGGCGAACCCTTGACGATAGCTATGTAATTTTGGATGAAGCACAAAATACAACCTCTCAACAAATGAAGATGTTCTTGACTCGGTTAGGTTTTGGTTCAAAAATGGTAATCACTGGTGATATCACACAGATCGATCTTCCTAAGGGAAAAGAATCAGGCTTAGCGGCCGCAGAAAAAATTCTTAAACGAGTAAAAGATGTGTCGTTTATTTATCTTCAGCAGACAGATGTTGTCCGCCACCCGTTAGTTCAGCGTATTATTGATGCATATGAACATGAAACAAAATAA
- the yqfC gene encoding sporulation protein YqfC has translation MAKWKHNLKSWLTRRLELPADAVMDLPRITMVGQLHIYIENHQGVLKFSNEEVRLLLKNGQLVIKGEDFMLKTILPEEILLEGKIEHVSYLDKPQN, from the coding sequence ATGGCAAAGTGGAAGCACAATCTAAAAAGTTGGTTAACGAGAAGATTAGAGCTTCCAGCAGATGCGGTCATGGATTTGCCGCGGATCACGATGGTTGGACAGCTGCATATTTACATAGAGAATCATCAAGGTGTTCTCAAATTCTCTAATGAGGAAGTCCGACTACTTCTTAAAAATGGTCAATTGGTAATAAAAGGAGAGGATTTTATGTTGAAAACAATCCTTCCTGAGGAAATTTTACTGGAAGGTAAAATTGAACATGTTTCCTATCTTGATAAACCCCAAAACTGA
- the yqfD gene encoding sporulation protein YqfD, which produces MKEYIKELFSGYVRIKVIGSYTELFINRCIEYNIPIWDISRVDNETILLSLYTTDIKRIRPHLKRTRCKIRINERKGFPFILKKVVYSRGFLSGVISCILLILILSNMVWSITVNGATPEVEHKLKQVAEELGVKKGAFIFQLPSNQELQQEMTESLEEITWVGVKRSGSTYHFEVVQKQLPEKQPALNARHIVADKKAIITKIYVEEGQVQVKENDYVKPGQLLISGFIGKEEKSELVPARGEVYGKTWYVTNVSIPLKSTFETNTGERETKYSVGFFGFHLPIWGFSKPEFSRYETMISETNLRFLKWEIPLSFQTKELLETKEVTREYTEKEALQAASQVSREDIISKTSEKAEIKEEKILHHEVENGKVNVKIHYEIIEEIGKDIPIIQGD; this is translated from the coding sequence ATGAAGGAATACATTAAAGAACTTTTTTCTGGATATGTGCGAATTAAAGTGATCGGGTCCTATACGGAACTTTTTATTAATCGTTGTATCGAGTACAACATTCCAATTTGGGACATCTCTCGTGTGGATAATGAAACGATTCTGTTATCGCTCTACACTACCGATATTAAACGTATTAGGCCGCATTTAAAGAGGACAAGATGTAAAATACGCATTAATGAAAGGAAAGGATTTCCTTTTATCTTAAAAAAAGTAGTCTACTCTAGAGGGTTTCTGAGTGGGGTTATAAGTTGCATTCTACTCATTCTCATTTTATCGAATATGGTATGGTCAATCACTGTGAATGGCGCAACACCTGAAGTGGAGCATAAGTTAAAGCAAGTAGCCGAAGAACTCGGAGTGAAAAAAGGTGCATTCATATTTCAGTTACCATCCAATCAGGAGCTACAGCAAGAAATGACAGAAAGTCTTGAAGAAATTACCTGGGTCGGTGTTAAAAGAAGTGGTTCCACGTATCACTTTGAAGTTGTTCAAAAACAGTTGCCTGAAAAACAGCCTGCTTTAAATGCAAGGCATATCGTGGCTGATAAAAAAGCCATTATTACAAAAATATATGTTGAAGAAGGACAGGTTCAGGTAAAAGAAAACGATTATGTTAAACCAGGTCAGCTCCTCATTTCGGGGTTTATTGGAAAAGAAGAAAAAAGTGAACTTGTCCCAGCGAGAGGGGAAGTTTATGGAAAAACATGGTATGTAACAAATGTATCTATCCCTTTAAAATCTACGTTTGAAACGAATACTGGTGAAAGAGAGACGAAATATTCGGTAGGTTTTTTTGGTTTTCATCTTCCAATATGGGGATTTTCAAAGCCGGAGTTTTCTCGTTATGAGACAATGATAAGTGAAACGAATTTACGCTTTTTAAAATGGGAAATTCCTTTATCATTTCAAACAAAAGAGCTTCTAGAAACCAAAGAAGTAACGAGAGAGTATACAGAAAAGGAAGCGCTTCAGGCAGCTAGTCAAGTAAGTAGAGAAGACATAATAAGTAAAACATCAGAAAAAGCAGAAATTAAAGAGGAAAAGATTTTACACCATGAGGTAGAGAATGGTAAAGTAAACGTAAAGATACACTATGAAATAATAGAAGAGATTGGGAAAGACATACCGATTATTCAAGGAGATTGA